Proteins co-encoded in one Solea senegalensis isolate Sse05_10M linkage group LG8, IFAPA_SoseM_1, whole genome shotgun sequence genomic window:
- the LOC122773542 gene encoding uncharacterized protein LOC122773542 translates to MLVCRFYCPVGSISPFSCPKGTYGPATDALSIDNCLKCPPHHYCPRPGLSSPYFCGPMAQQPLPGQDTCICPGEGQSFQISNGWCQCTIGYQPANNGDVCVHKRYEVCRDGQTRTQHGDCLDKHQWSLHCRQVCQSAEDYQGYDRELGLCVCREPPGRAACGSLCRNRSAAELQLQCQARGDMELVWSFDSKVSGVSGSLLETAFKQWDS, encoded by the exons ATGTTGGTATGCC GTTTCTACTGCCCAGTGGGGAGCATCAGTCCATTTTCTTGTCCTAAGGGGACCTATGGACCAGCTACGGATGCTTTGTCCATTGACAACTGTCTGAAGTGTCCTCCCCACCACTACTGTCCCAGACCAGGTTTGTCTTCCCCCTACTTCTGTGGTCCCATGGCTCAGCAGCCTCTCCCAGGACAGGACACATGCATCTGCCCAGGAGAGGGACAGAGTTTTCAG ATCAGTAATGGATGGTGTCAATGTACCATTGGCTACCAACCTGCCAACAATGGAGATGTTTGTGTACACAAACGGTATGAAGTCTGCAGAGACGGACAAACACGTACACAGCATGGAGACTGTCTGGACAAACATCAGTGGTCACTACACTGCAGACAG GTGTGCCAATCTGCAGAAGACTACCAGGGCTATGATAGAGAGCtgggtctgtgtgtctgtagagAGCCTCCTGGAAGAGCTGCATGTGGCAGTCTGTGCAGGAACAGGTcggctgcagagctgcagctccaATGCCAGGCCAGGGGAGATATGGAACTGGTGTGGAGCTTTGACAGTAAG gtgtcagGCGTCTCTGGCAGCTTGCTGGAGACAGCTTTTAAACAGTGGGACTCC
- the zgc:162608 gene encoding uncharacterized protein zgc:162608 has protein sequence MHLKVVIFALSFLTVSAYPFHLNPRGAIWIDSKSNHAHDKTVLSKDVDNFYKHHLDSSSLYNQGDDDNKNPMAEEMQQKLSVQSEYLRTRLHQELAELRERLSPSSTHLSSTLASMRERLAPLTQQLQSSLSSNTQDLCGQLSHYLHSLETADAQAETRAAQNQEAFHWMTNALEHGSSKMADIINDFHTKTVGVLEHLTEVGTSEEEAAKSELWPLMSSRLGQEVSSLREETQNRVGALKAELDALQGNVVPVKAEVTASVEQFCQNSALQSQWFQVQMEKLFQGLEEEMNVQRSSRLSPPSSSSSPIQPTGSLQEEFSIKLSALLQDILHSV, from the exons aTGCATCTGAAAGTTGTGATCTTCGCCCTGTCATTCTTGACAGTTTCAG CATACCCATTCCACCTTAACCCCAGGGGAGCAATCTGGATTGATTCAAAGTCCAACCATGCTCATGACAAGACAGTCCTCTCAAAGGATGTTGA CAATTTCTACAAGCATCACCTTGACAGCAGCAGCCTTTACAACCAAGGAGATGATGACAACAAAAACCCAATGGCAGAGGAAATGCAGCAAAAACTCAGCGTGCAGTCTGAGTATCTGCGTACCCGTCTGCACCAAGAGCTGGCCGAGCTGCGGGAGAGGCTGTCCCCGTCTTCTACCCACCTCAGCTCCACCCTGGCAAGCATGAGGGAACGCTTGGCCCCTCTCACCCAGCAGCTCCAGAGCTCACTCAGCAGCAACACCCAAGATCTGTGTGGCCAGTTGAGCCACTATCTGCACAGCCTGGAGACAGCAGATGCCCAGGCAGAGACCAGAGCGGCTCAAAACCAGGAAGCTTTCCACTGGATGACAAATGCACTGGAGCACGGCAGCTCCAAGATGGCCGACATCATCAACGACTTCCACACTAAAACAGTCGGGGTGCTTGAACATTTGACAGAAGTCGGAACGAGTGAGGAAGAGGCAGCCAAGTCAGAGCTCTGGCCGCTAATGAGCTCCAGGTTAGGACAGGAGGTGAGTTCACtcagagaggagacacagaacAGGGTGGGAGCTCTGAAAGCAGAACTTGATGCTCTACAAGGAAATGTGGTCCCTGTAAAGGCCGAAGTGACAGCCAGTGTGGAGCAGTTCTGCCAAAATTCAGCCTTGCAAAGCCAGTGGTTTCAGGTTCAGATGGAAAAGCTGTTTCaggggctggaggaggagatgaatgTTCAAAGATCCTCCAGAttgtctcctccttcttcttcttcctcacccATACAGCCTACTGGCTCTCTACAGGAGGAATTCTCAATTAAACTGTCTGCTCTGCTCCAGGACATTCTGCACTCGGTGTAG
- the LOC122773131 gene encoding zona pellucida-like domain-containing protein 1 — MGLYLCLPLLVVLLQPALCLYNCSSDYNRTPLNSDMTVDCGVSTITLEINLCTAQWAGFNATELALNGAHNNLDCHGAADTGVSPPVIRYQLPVNHSQDNPCRQSLQIVDEAPDPTGPFSNFLSVQSVIITGYIDTPKSDQGIISYSTDLYYHFSCRYQLEYLMNNTKVAASSVSVATSENNGTFIDSLKMSIFNDSDYIHPLVIPSTGLDLRTIIYVEVRAINLTGNFHVLLDHCFSTPTPYNLSQTEQHNFFAGCSVDPRTQVTSNGVFKFSRFNFEAFRFVQHRDQAKSSLYLHCILRLCEPSKCQDLLAACNTRKKRSLTPFGEESKESATVSVGPIYTAQEDMSYTDGYSNGITSGKSDASVTVWLLLSCWFWAAGSS; from the exons ATGGGTCTTTAtctttgtctccctctgctggttgTGCTCCTTCAGCCTGCTCTGTGTCTTTATAACTGCTCCTCTGATTATAACAGGACTCCAC TCAACTCGGACATGACCGTCGACTGTGGCGTCTCTACGATCACCCTGGAGATCAACCTGTGCACGGCTCAGTGGGCGGGCTTTAACGCAACAGAACTGGCCCTGAACGGGGCCCACAACAATTTGGACTGCCACGGTGCTGCGGACACTGGTGTGAGCCCTCCAGTCATCCGTTACCAGCTTCCTGTTAACCACAGTCAGGATAACCCCTGTCGTCAGTCTCTTCAG ATTGTGGACGAGGCTCCAGATCCCACAGGACCCTTCAGCAATTTCCTTAGTGTCCAGTCAGTTATAATCACAGGGTACATTGACACACCCAAATCAGACCAGGGGATCATCAGCTACTCCACAGACCTTTACTATCACTTCTCCTGCCGCTACCAGCTGGAGTACCTGATGAACAACACAAAGGTTGCCGC CTCTTCAGTCTCGGTGGCTACCAGTGAAAACAATGGAACCTTCATTGACTCACTAAAAATGTCCATTTTCAAC GACTCCGACTACATCCACCCATTGGTTATACCTTCAACAGGACTTGATCTACGGACTATCATCTATGTGGAAGTCAGAGCTATCAACCTCACTGGGAA tttccaCGTACTGCTGGATCACTGCTTTAGTACTCCCACTCCATACAACCTGTCGCAGACTGAGCAGCACAACTTCTTTGCTGG CTGTTCAGTGGACCCAAGGACACAGGTGACGAGCAACGGCGTTTTCAAATTCTCGCGGTTCAACTTTGAGGCCTTCCGCTTTGTACAGCACCGTGACCAGGCAAAGTCCAGCCTCTATCTGCACTGCATACTGAGACTCTGCGAGCCCAGCAAATGTCAAGACCTGTTGGCT GCCTGTAACACCAGGAAGAAAAGATCTTTGACCCCTTTCGGAGAAGAAAGCAAGGAATCAGCCACTGTTTCAGTCGGACCTATTTACACAGCTCAAGAAG ACATGTCTTACACAGATGGCTACA GTAATGGCATCACATCCGGAAAGAGTGATGCAAGTGTGACAGTCTGGCTACTTCTGTCTTGCTGGTTCTGGGCAGCTGGTTCATCCTGA